One segment of Falco rusticolus isolate bFalRus1 chromosome 3, bFalRus1.pri, whole genome shotgun sequence DNA contains the following:
- the HAS2 gene encoding hyaluronan synthase 2: MYCERFICILRILGTTLFGVSLLLGITAAYIVGYQFIQTDNYYFSFGLYGAILASHLIIQSLFAFLEHRKMKRSLETPIKLNKTVALCIAAYQEDPDYLRKCLLSVKRLTYPGIKVVMVIDGNSEDDVYMMDIFTEIMGRDKSATYIWNNNFHDKGPGETEESHRESMQHVSQLVLSNKSVCIMQKWGGKREVMYTAFKALGRSVDYVQVCDSDTMLDPASSVEMVKVLEEDPMVGGVGGDVQILNKYDSWISFLSSVRYWMAFNIERACQSYFGCVQCISGPLGMYRNSLLHEFVEDWYNQEFMGSQCSFGDDRHLTNRVLSLGYATKYTARSKCLTETPVEYLRWLNQQTRWSKSYFREWLYNAMWFHKHHLWMTYEAVITGFFPFFLIATVIQLFYRGKIWNILLFLLTVQLVGLIKSSFASFLRGNIVMVFMSLYSVLYMSSLLPAKMFAIATINKAGWGTSGRKTIVVNFIGLIPVSIWFTILLGGVIFTIYKESKKPFSESKQTVLIIGTILYACYWVMLLTLYLVLITKCGRRKKEPHYDMVLDV; encoded by the exons ATGTATTGTGAGAGGTTTATATGTATCCTGAGAATACTTGGAACCACACTCTTTGGGGTGTCCCTCCTGCTGGGAATCACCGCTGCTTACATTGTGGGCTACCAGTTCATCCAAACAGACAACTACTACTTCTCCTTTGGACTCTATGGTGCTATCCTGGCATCACATCTCATCATCCAAAGCCTGTTTGCCTTTCTAGAGCACAGGAAAATGAAGCGGTCACTAGAGACTCCAATCAAGCTGAACAAAACAGTTGCCCTTTGTATTGCTGCCTATCAAGAGGATCCTGACTacttaagaaaatgtttactttcTGTGAAACGATTGACCTACCCTGGAATTAAAGTTGTTATGGTCATTGATGGGAACTCGGAAGATGACGTTTACATGATGGacatttttactgaaatcaTGGGTAGGGACAAATCTGCCACTTATATCTGGAATAATAACTTCCACGACAAAGGTCCGGGTGAGACGGAGGAGTCCCACAGAGAGAGCATGCAACATGTATCTCAGCTGGTCCTGTCCAACAAAAGTGTTTGCATCATGCAGAAATGGGgtggaaaaagagaagtaatGTACACAGCATTCAAAGCACTGGGGAGAAGCGTGGATTATGTACAG GTCTGTGATTCAGATACAATGCTTGATCCAGCCTCATCAGTGGAGATGGTAAAGGTTTTAGAAGAAGATCCAATGGTTGGAGGAGTTGGAGGTGATGTGCAG attttgaaCAAATACGATTCCTGGATCTCCTTTCTGAGCAGCGTGAGATACTGGATGGCATTTAACATAGAAAGAGCCTGTCAGTCTTATTTCGGCTGTGTACAGTGCATCAGCGGACCTCTGGGAATGTACAGAAACTCTTTACTCCATGAATTTGTGGAAGATTGGTACAACCAAGAATTTATGGGCTCCCAGTGCAGCTTTGGAGATGACAGGCATCTAACTAACAGAGTGCTAAGTCTGGGCTATGCAACAAAATACACAGCTCGATCCAAGTGCCTTACCGAAACACCGGTAGAGTATCTCAGGTGGCTGAATCAGCAGACCCGCTGGAGTAAATCGTACTTTAGAGAGTGGCTTTATAATGCAATGTGGTTCCACAAGCACCATTTGTGGATGACCTATGAAGCTGTAATCACTggattctttcctttcttccttatCGCCACAGTCATTCAGCTCTTCTACAGGGGAAAAATCTGGAACATCCTCCTCTTCTTGTTGACAGTTCAGTTAGTGGGCCTGATAAAGTCTTCCTTTGCCAGCTTCCTTAGGGGCAACATTGTCATGGTTTTCATGTCGCTCTACTCGGTGTTGTACATGTCAAGTTTACTGCCAGCAAAGATGTTTGCAATTGCCACGATAAACAAAGCCGGGTGGGGCACGTCAGGAAGAAAAACCATTGTAGTTAATTTTATAGGACTCATTCCAGTCTCCATTTGGTTTACAATCCTCCTAGGTGGCGTGATTTTCACTATCTACAAGGAAtcaaaaaagccattttctgagTCAAAACAGACAGTTCTCATCATCGGCACAATACTCTATGCATGTTACTGGGTAATGCTTTTGACTTTGTACTTGGTTCTTATCACCAAATGTGGCAGGCGGAAGAAAGAGCCACACTATGACATGGTGCTAGACGTATGA